Below is a window of Drosophila nasuta strain 15112-1781.00 chromosome X, ASM2355853v1, whole genome shotgun sequence DNA.
CCGATTCACAACCGGTGTATAGCTGGTTAGTATGCACTTCAAACTTGTTTGAGTAACCAACCTCAAAAACAGTTCGAATACAGCCTAATCGGTTTATAACCGATTCGCAACCGGTTCATAACCGGTTCAGTGCGTAACTGCATAATATACTTATAGTTGGGCATCTTGACTGCCACAACAGGTATCAACGTTGCAAcggttaattattttataaccGTTTCATTATAatcgtattattattattatttcttaattttgtatttacttttaactTTACTTGTATATACTATCTATTCCTCTAGCTGCTTTTGTAACTTTTTATACTCTATGCTCTTACTCTTAACCGTTTCGAAATATTCAGATTCACTTCACTTACtatcaaattatttcttttacttttttattgtatatacattcTAACTCTTAACCCTTCTTTCTTAACCTCTTTCGAAATATTCTTATCCACTTCACTCACTATCGctttccctctctcgctctcactttTGCCTTTTCAACTTTCCCGTTTCGCACTTTTTCTCATATTGCACAACAAAATCACAGATGAACGCATTAATAACATTTGCTTTGTCTTTTCGCCCTCTTCTCGCCACTCCCCCCGTCCAATGTCAACATTTAGCAATGCCACGCGGCATGCGCGCAAACGCAAGCGTCCAACCGCTTAACCGCTTAACCGCTTAGCCGCTTACCCGCTTACCCGCTACACACGAAACGGGTAAAAGGTCAACAGCAATCTATAGATGTAAAGAGTATCGAAAAAGAAAACGCTTATcgcaacaacagaagcaaacGGTTAtggctacacacacacacacacacgcacatgcatatatatgcatgcatatatatatagtacacacacatgcacagcttcgcttatacacacacacacacacaaattggcACGCACACTTtagctgtaaataaataaaaaatgctttcaataaacattaaaaagaaacaaaacaaattgacaTTCACTTTTGGTATGGCGCGAAACGGTTAACCGTTACACAATAACCGGTGAGAGAGCAAAAACTGCATTGAACAcatgaaatttttattaacattCCGATGCGATGTTTGAGCGTTGAACTTATTGACCAAGCAACGAGGGCGAATTCTCTTTTATTCtactctcttttttttgggagggGGGGTTGATTCAACGCTTGCcaaagaaaaggaaaaggaaaaccCTTTAAACaagaatacaacaaaaaaaaaaaaaaaaacgttaaacaaattgtgaaaACCAAACCCTAAAGATTAGCAGCGAATATCCGGATAGCTGAAGGCCATGATGAGCACCAGAAAGACGGCAACCTGAGCGATGCCGACGAGCACCGTCTTGAGGAGTTGCGTCTGCACCCGGGGCTCCAACTCGACATGCTGCGGCCGCAGAGGCGTCACCTGACGCACACGTGCCACCAAATGAGGCGGCTGCCTCATGACAGCCAAACGACATTTCCAGCGAGACAACGATGGACGAGACTTGAGACTAGCCAAAGACTTGGATTTGATGGCTGGATTGCTGGTTGCCTCGGCTGGCGGGGGCGAGGGGAACTCACATTGGACGGTGGCATTGACGGTGGCCACCAGCAGCAAACGTGCCACATCGTCCGGTGGGTGGCGCAATGCGAGTTGCACTTGCTCGCCGCCCGTTTCGCGTGGCAACTTGCTGGCAACGCATGCATGCGACATCATGCTGTTAAAGAACATCGCATCCTGTTCGAGCAGATTGAATGGACGCGACGGCGTCAGCGGACGcaactgttgcagcaacaCATTCGGATTCTCGCGCAGCTTGCGAAACGAGGTGCGTTGCAAGCTGCCATCGCGTGCCAGTGGCAAATAGAAGCATTCCGTCTCATCTGCCGTCTTCAACTCTGTCAGCGTCTTGGTCTCGATGCGAAACTCACGTATGCAACCGTACGCACAGCGACAACCGAGCACACGGGCCAGCTGCCACACGTGTggcggttgctgttgcacacGCCGCCAGCCAAGCTCATGAATGTGCAGCCTTGCAGCATCGCAGCCGAAGAGCGTCAGCGTCGAGCGTGGCGTATAGAACGAAGTTCGCGAATCGTGCGGACTTTGTGGCATGCTGTGTGGCTGCAACgatgtggcagtggcagtggcagtggcagtggcagtggcagtggcagtgacACTggctgcatgttgcatgttcgCACGCAGCGTCGCCTCCAGTTTCTCGcccagctgctgcagcaaaatGATCTCGCGCTGCAGCGTCGGTATGTTGTGGCAAACATAATCGATCTTTGCGCTTGTTGGCTCCTTAAGAGATTCTGGCTGCTGTGGTGACAGATGTTGCTGCGGTGTTGGCGACTGAAAtaatggctgctgctgtccttTCAGTGAATGCTGTTGTCCCTTTAGTGATTGCTGCTCCCCtttttgatgttgctgctgtccttttagtgattgctgctgctctgatTGCTGCTCCCCtttttgatgttgctgctgtcctTTCTGCGATTGCTCCTGTGATTGCTGCTCACCcttttgatgttgctgctgttcattCATTGATTGCtgctgtgattgctgctgccccttttgatgttgctgctgttcattCATTGATTGCTGCTGtgtcagctgctgttgctcctttTGCTCCATGCTCTTTTCCCCTCTTGCCGATAGCTGCTCTCGCTGCACTTGCTCCGCcaactgttgcaactgttgctccCGGGTACGCACATCCTGCAGCTGCGTCTCCAGCAATCCTCGATAGCTGCTCGACGCCGCGCTGCTCAGCTCCGCCAATTCGTGTGGCAAATTGAGGCTGCTGCAGTAGCTGCAAGTGTCGCTCTCCGCagccgccgtcgccgtcgccaactccagctccaactgCATCGTGTTGAAGCATTCGTTGCTCAGCTCATCGGTTGCCGATTCGTGCAACAGATTGTCGACGCTGTTGTGCAGCGTCCGCACCATCAGCAACTCCTTGACCTTCTTCACCGGCTTGCACAGATAAACGAAACTTTTGTTCTGCTCATCCGGCAGTCGAAAGGCTTTGGCCAGTTTGATTTTACGCAgatcgttgctgctgttgcttaggctgctgctggcgctgcAACCGctcagcaactgttgctgttgatgttgctgttgctgtggcaactTGGCGCCAAAAGTGCTTGGCAAATAGGAGCTCGACTTGGGCGGTTTTCTCGCATCTCGTGCCATCTTACCAGTGTTGAGCAATCCATTATTGTTGCTCAGATTATTGGTGCCCATTTGTGCCACACGTGGCAAGAAGTGAGCACGCGTCATGTTGCTTGTGCGTCGATTGGCAGCAGCATCGGACGCCGAAGTCTGACGATTTCCCGGATTCAGTGTTGATAAACGCTTCGAACGAGTGGCAGCTGTGACAGAAAGAGACAAATATAGTAACATCAGATGAAAGATGAAGAatacagaaagagaaagagacaaatatagaaaaagaaaaggcaaGATTAGGTGAAAGATGAAGAAtgcagaaagagaaagagacaaatATAGTGAAATCTGATGAAAGATAAAGAATgctgaaagagaaagagacaaatATAGTGAAATCTGATGAAAGATTAAGAAtgcagaaagagaaagagacaaatATAGTAACATCAGATGAAAGATAAAGAAtgcagaaagagaaagagacaaatatagaaaaaggaAAGGCAAGATTAGATGAAAGATGAAGAAtgcagaaagagaaagagacaaatATGGTGAAATCTGATGAAAGATAAGGAatacagaaagagaaagagacaaatATAGTGAAATCTGATGAAAGATTAAGAAtgcagaaagagaaagagacaaatATAGTAACATCAGATGAAAGATAAAGAATgctgaaagagaaagagacaaatatagaaaaaggaAAGGCAAGATTAGATGAAAGATGAATAAtgcagaaagagaaagagacaaatATAGTGAAATCTGATGAAAGATGAAGAatacagaaagagaaagagacaaatATAGTGAAATCTGATGAAAGATGAAGAatacagaaagagaaagagacaaacATAGCAAAAAACGCAAGATTAGGTGAAAGATGAAGAAAAcaggaagagaaagagacaaatATAGTGAAATCTGATGAAAGATAAAGAAtgcagaaagagaaagagacaaacATAGCAAAAAACGCTATATTAGGTGAAAGATGAAGacaacagaaagagaaagagacaaatATAGCAAAAGAAAACGCAAGATTAGgtgaaaaatgaataatgcAGAAAGAGACAAATATAGTGAAATCTGATGAAAGATAAAGAAtgcagaaagagaaagagacaaacATAGCAAAAAACGCAAGATTAGGTGAAAGATGAAGAAAAcaggaagagaaagagacaaatATAGTGAAATCTGATGAAAGATGAAGAAtgcagaaagagaaagagacaaatATAGTGAAATCTGATGAAAGATAAAGAAtgcagaaagagaaagagacaaatataaaaaaaggaaaagcaagATTAGGTGAAGATGAAGAatgcaaaaagagaaaaagacaAATATAGCAAAAAGGAAAGGCAAGATTAGATGAAAGATGAAGAAtgcagaaagagaaagagacaaatATAGTGAAATCTGATGAAAGATAAAGAAtgcagaaagagaaagagacaaacATAGCAAAAAACGCTATATTAGGTGAAAGATGAAGacaacagaaagagaaagagacaaatATAGCAAAAGAAAACGCAAGATTAGgtgaaaaatgaataatgcAGAAAGAGACAAATATAGTGAAATCTGATGAAAGATAAAGAAtgcagaaagagaaagagacaaacATAGCAAAAAACGCAAGATTAGGTGAAAGATGAAGAAAAcaggaagagaaagagacaaatATAGTGAAATCTGATGAAAGATGAAGAAtgcagaaagagaaagagacaaatATAGTGAAATCTGATGAAAGATGAAGAatacagaaagagaaagagacaaatataaaaaaaggaaaagcaaaaTTAGATGAAAGATGaagaaaacagaaagagaaagagacaacTATAGCAAAAGAAAACGCAAGATTAGATGGACGATGAAGaatgcaaacattttgaaacAATGTTGAAGAAAAAACTGATTAAAAAACTGTAGAAGTTGCAAAGTAAACCACATAGGAATAAATTGAGTTAGGAAACCCGATCTATGATaaagaaaaaagtttaaaaactgtgaaaaacatacacacataaaaagAAACCTAAATTGCGTAAacgaaaaatacaatttagcTTTCACTTCAGAAAAGAATTTTCCAGGAAGAGATCTATTAAAATGCATctattaaaatgcatattaaaatgcataacTTCAAGAGACGATCAGGCTGCTAAAAAGCTGAGAAGGGACGAACTTCGAAAAAAGACGGCAAATTTCAAAAGTCATTTAAAGTTTCCAGCTAAGATTCGTGAGATCTTTGCAATAATGCCTGCTTGAAGCATTTCAGTAAACCTAAACGACattattccattttttttcaaaaataaacacaaaagcGGAAAGAAGTGTTTAAAAAGATATATCTAAGCGATTCAACAATTCCCACAGTAAGCGCATTAGACCCTTTTTAATTCGTTCAAGACTGAACAGGTCTAAAATGGTGAGAATGGTAAATTTTGTAGAAGAGCGAACATTTCAAAAGTTCATTTAAAGATGAAACACTTTCCGCAGGAAGCGTATTAGACCCCTTTTTGATTCGTTCAAGAATGAAAGGGTCTAAAATGGTGAGAAGAGCGCAGATTTCAAAGACTATTTAAAATTGCCAGCCAAGATTTGTGAGATCTTTACAATGCGGGCTGCTTCAAGTAATTCAGAAACAtaattccattccattctttcaaaagaaa
It encodes the following:
- the LOC132795366 gene encoding uncharacterized protein LOC132795366, which codes for MNRTRFNHLRADRELEGLQQVPQMPQMAQQTPLSPVRKTTYTRAELMQRGPGAAATRSKRLSTLNPGNRQTSASDAAANRRTSNMTRAHFLPRVAQMGTNNLSNNNGLLNTGKMARDARKPPKSSSYLPSTFGAKLPQQQQHQQQQLLSGCSASSSLSNSSNDLRKIKLAKAFRLPDEQNKSFVYLCKPVKKVKELLMVRTLHNSVDNLLHESATDELSNECFNTMQLELELATATAAAESDTCSYCSSLNLPHELAELSSAASSSYRGLLETQLQDVRTREQQLQQLAEQVQREQLSARGEKSMEQKEQQQLTQQQSMNEQQQHQKGQQQSQQQSMNEQQQHQKGEQQSQEQSQKGQQQHQKGEQQSEQQQSLKGQQQHQKGEQQSLKGQQHSLKGQQQPLFQSPTPQQHLSPQQPESLKEPTSAKIDYVCHNIPTLQREIILLQQLGEKLEATLRANMQHAASVTATATATATATATATSLQPHSMPQSPHDSRTSFYTPRSTLTLFGCDAARLHIHELGWRRVQQQPPHVWQLARVLGCRCAYGCIREFRIETKTLTELKTADETECFYLPLARDGSLQRTSFRKLRENPNVLLQQLRPLTPSRPFNLLEQDAMFFNSMMSHACVASKLPRETGGEQVQLALRHPPDDVARLLLVATVNATVQCEFPSPPPAEATSNPAIKSKSLASLKSRPSLSRWKCRLAVMRQPPHLVARVRQVTPLRPQHVELEPRVQTQLLKTVLVGIAQVAVFLVLIMAFSYPDIRC